In Modestobacter versicolor, a single genomic region encodes these proteins:
- a CDS encoding dihydrofolate reductase family protein translates to MSRTTCHVSISLDGHVAGPDQTRDEPLGAGGERLHEWLFADEPLPEADAAARADLLRPRGAFVMGRNMFGPVRGGWDEDWRGWWGDEPPYRAPVFVLTHHPRDPVEMAGGTTFVFVTEGFDAAFARARAAAGGADVTVAGGASTVRQALAAGVVDELVLDVVPVLLGGGERLFDGVGDPGLTQLAVTSSPRVTHVRYRVGG, encoded by the coding sequence ATGAGCCGCACGACCTGCCACGTGTCCATCTCCCTCGACGGCCACGTCGCCGGCCCGGACCAGACGCGCGACGAGCCGCTCGGGGCGGGCGGCGAGCGGCTGCACGAGTGGCTGTTCGCCGACGAGCCGCTGCCCGAGGCCGACGCCGCCGCCCGCGCCGACCTGCTGCGCCCCCGCGGCGCGTTCGTGATGGGCCGCAACATGTTCGGCCCGGTGCGCGGCGGGTGGGACGAGGACTGGCGCGGCTGGTGGGGCGACGAGCCGCCGTACCGCGCACCGGTGTTCGTGCTCACCCACCACCCGCGCGACCCGGTCGAGATGGCCGGCGGGACGACGTTCGTCTTCGTCACCGAGGGCTTCGACGCGGCGTTCGCGCGGGCGCGGGCGGCGGCGGGCGGGGCGGACGTGACCGTGGCCGGCGGCGCCTCGACGGTGCGCCAGGCGCTGGCGGCCGGCGTGGTCGACGAGCTGGTGCTCGACGTCGTGCCGGTCCTGCTCGGCGGCGGGGAGCGCCTCTTCGACGGCGTCGGCGACCCCGGGCTCACCCAGCTGGCGGTCACCTCGTCCCCGCGCGTCACCCACGTCCGCTACCGCGTCGGCGGCTGA
- a CDS encoding multidrug effflux MFS transporter yields the protein MTAIQDRTARSATVSPTGVSLPDPRPDRPRTARTALTLGAFVALGPLTIDMYLPALPTITTELETTSAAVQLTLTGTLVGLALGQLVLGPLSDTFGRRRPLIAGTALHVVASLLVLLAPNIAVLGALRVLQGVGTAAGAVIAIAVVRDLFDGRAAATMLSRLFLVIGAAPVLAPTIGGEVLRFTSWRGVFVVLAAYGLALLAVGWFLLRETLPPERRSTSGVAGTLRGYRALFRDRAYVGLVLVAGLTMAGLFAYVSGSSFVYQDEFGLDEQQFGLLFGAGAFWLIAATQLNPVLLRWFSPAQLLVAGTVAGAASGALLLVLAVTGTGALLAVALPLWAVLFACGLALPNAPALALSRHGNAAGTAAALLGAVQFGVGAAVSPLVGLLGNDAVAMGTVIVGSLTLAIVVLVTVVRPWELAEPDPEAAPVAVH from the coding sequence ATGACCGCCATCCAGGACAGGACCGCCCGCTCGGCCACCGTGTCGCCGACCGGGGTCTCGTTGCCCGACCCGCGGCCGGACCGGCCGCGGACCGCGCGCACCGCGCTCACGCTGGGCGCCTTCGTCGCGCTCGGCCCGCTCACCATCGACATGTACCTGCCGGCGCTGCCGACGATCACCACCGAGCTCGAGACGACGTCCGCCGCCGTCCAGCTGACCCTCACCGGCACGCTGGTCGGGCTGGCGCTCGGGCAGCTGGTGCTGGGGCCGCTGTCGGACACCTTCGGCCGCCGCCGCCCGCTCATCGCCGGCACCGCCCTGCACGTGGTCGCCTCGCTGCTCGTGCTGCTGGCCCCGAACATCGCCGTGCTCGGCGCGCTGCGCGTGCTGCAGGGCGTGGGCACCGCGGCGGGTGCGGTCATCGCCATCGCCGTCGTGCGCGACCTGTTCGACGGCCGCGCGGCCGCGACCATGCTCTCCCGGCTGTTCCTGGTCATCGGCGCCGCACCCGTGCTCGCGCCCACCATCGGCGGGGAGGTGCTCCGCTTCACCTCGTGGCGCGGGGTCTTCGTCGTGCTCGCGGCCTACGGGCTGGCGCTGCTGGCCGTCGGCTGGTTCCTGCTGCGCGAGACGCTGCCGCCCGAGCGCCGCAGCACCAGCGGCGTCGCCGGCACGCTGCGCGGCTACCGCGCGCTCTTCCGCGACCGGGCCTACGTCGGCCTCGTGCTGGTCGCCGGGCTGACCATGGCCGGCCTGTTCGCCTACGTCTCGGGTTCGTCGTTCGTGTACCAGGACGAGTTCGGCCTCGACGAGCAGCAGTTCGGCCTGCTGTTCGGCGCCGGCGCGTTCTGGCTGATCGCCGCCACCCAGCTCAACCCGGTGCTGCTGCGCTGGTTCTCCCCGGCCCAGCTGCTGGTCGCGGGCACCGTGGCCGGCGCGGCCTCCGGGGCGCTGCTGCTGGTGCTCGCCGTCACCGGCACCGGCGCCCTGCTCGCCGTCGCGCTGCCCCTGTGGGCAGTGCTGTTCGCCTGCGGCCTGGCGCTGCCCAACGCCCCGGCGCTCGCGCTGTCCCGGCACGGGAACGCGGCCGGCACCGCGGCCGCCCTGCTGGGCGCCGTGCAGTTCGGCGTCGGTGCCGCGGTCTCGCCGCTGGTCGGCCTGCTGGGCAACGACGCGGTCGCCATGGGCACCGTGATCGTGGGGTCGCTGACCCTGGCGATCGTCGTCCTGGTCACCGTCGTCCGGCCGTGGGAGCTGGCCGAGCCCGACCCCGAGGCCGCGCCGGTCGCCGTCCACTGA
- a CDS encoding EamA family transporter yields MPPRDRLLAGLVALIWGLNFPAIHLSLEQFPPFFLVALRFLLLAVPTLLFVPRPGVPWRWVLGYGAGFGVLQFLFLYLAMDSGMPAGLASLVLQSSAPFTVVLAAALLRERLSGRQALGVALAVAGLGGIAVHRAGLAEGAYLLPVVLTLCGGLGWALGNLASRQARAPQPLRLTLWMTVVPPLPMLVVSLLTEGPDRIGTSLTTLGTSRGALALGGLAFTVVVATVVGSGIWTTLMSRHPSSTVAPFSMLVPVVGVGASWLAFGERVYLVELACGAVVVAGVLLSSGRRRPRPAPAPAGAPLVAARQA; encoded by the coding sequence ATGCCACCCCGCGACCGGCTGCTCGCCGGGCTCGTCGCCCTCATCTGGGGCCTCAACTTCCCGGCGATCCACCTGTCGCTGGAGCAGTTCCCGCCGTTCTTCCTGGTGGCCCTGCGGTTCCTGCTGCTGGCCGTGCCGACGCTGCTGTTCGTGCCGCGCCCCGGGGTGCCCTGGCGCTGGGTCCTGGGCTACGGCGCCGGCTTCGGCGTGTTGCAGTTCCTCTTCCTGTACCTGGCCATGGACTCCGGGATGCCCGCCGGCCTCGCCTCGCTGGTCCTGCAGTCCTCCGCCCCGTTCACCGTGGTGCTGGCGGCGGCGCTGCTGCGCGAACGGCTCAGCGGCCGGCAGGCCCTCGGCGTCGCGCTCGCGGTGGCCGGGCTGGGCGGCATCGCCGTGCACCGGGCCGGTCTCGCCGAGGGCGCCTACCTGCTGCCCGTCGTGCTCACCCTCTGCGGCGGGCTGGGCTGGGCGCTGGGCAACCTGGCCAGCCGGCAGGCCCGGGCACCGCAGCCGCTGCGCCTCACCCTGTGGATGACCGTGGTGCCGCCGCTGCCGATGCTGGTGGTCTCGCTGCTCACCGAGGGCCCGGACCGGATCGGCACCTCGCTGACCACGCTGGGCACCTCGCGCGGGGCACTGGCCCTCGGCGGGCTGGCGTTCACCGTGGTCGTGGCCACCGTGGTCGGGTCGGGCATCTGGACGACGCTGATGAGCCGGCACCCGTCGAGCACGGTCGCGCCGTTCTCGATGCTGGTGCCGGTCGTCGGGGTCGGCGCGTCCTGGCTGGCCTTCGGCGAGCGGGTCTACCTCGTCGAGCTGGCCTGCGGCGCCGTGGTGGTGGCCGGCGTGCTGCTCAGCAGCGGCCGGCGCCGGCCACGCCCGGCCCCCGCGCCCGCCGGTGCACCGCTGGTGGCTGCCCGGCAGGCCTGA
- a CDS encoding LysR family transcriptional regulator, whose amino-acid sequence MDVRALETLRAVRRQGGVTAAAAVLHLTPSAVSQQLAALSREMGVPLTERAGRGLRLTPAGEALAEAAVDVAVAVERARAACAAFADRPVGTVRVSAFQSGARLLLPRLLDRVAGLDGVTVECSDEDVAQADFPALTDRVDVVIAHRPDDDAGWRDTGLRVFPLLREPLDVAVPPGHRLADRAEVRPADLVDEDWIAVKVGFPVAQLLDAVAAGSGTVPRVVHRINDFGVVEALVAAGHGISLLPRYTAGRQPGVRLVPLAGVRAGRRIDALVRPDHAERLVVRRVLDELVDLAAGL is encoded by the coding sequence ATGGACGTCCGCGCGCTGGAGACCCTGCGGGCCGTGCGACGCCAGGGCGGGGTGACGGCGGCCGCCGCGGTGCTGCACCTCACGCCGTCGGCGGTCTCCCAGCAGCTGGCCGCGCTGTCCCGGGAGATGGGCGTGCCGCTGACCGAGCGGGCCGGCCGCGGGCTCCGGCTGACCCCGGCCGGCGAGGCGCTGGCCGAGGCGGCCGTCGACGTCGCGGTGGCCGTCGAGCGCGCCCGGGCCGCCTGCGCGGCCTTCGCCGACCGGCCGGTCGGCACGGTCCGGGTCTCGGCCTTCCAGAGCGGGGCGCGGCTGCTGCTGCCCCGCCTGCTCGACCGGGTCGCCGGCCTGGACGGCGTCACCGTCGAGTGCTCCGACGAGGACGTCGCGCAGGCGGACTTCCCGGCGCTGACCGACCGCGTCGACGTCGTCATCGCCCACCGGCCCGACGACGACGCCGGCTGGCGGGACACCGGTCTGCGGGTGTTCCCGCTGCTCCGCGAGCCGCTGGACGTCGCCGTCCCCCCCGGGCACCGGCTGGCCGACCGGGCGGAGGTGCGCCCGGCCGACCTGGTCGACGAGGACTGGATCGCGGTCAAGGTCGGCTTCCCGGTCGCGCAGCTGCTGGACGCCGTCGCGGCCGGCTCCGGCACCGTGCCGCGGGTCGTGCACCGGATCAACGACTTCGGCGTCGTCGAGGCCCTGGTCGCCGCCGGGCACGGCATCTCCCTGCTCCCGCGGTACACCGCGGGGCGGCAGCCGGGGGTGCGGCTGGTGCCGCTGGCCGGGGTGCGGGCCGGCCGCCGGATCGACGCCCTGGTGCGCCCGGACCACGCCGAGCGGCTGGTGGTGCGCCGGGTGCTCGACGAGCTGGTCGACCTGGCCGCCGGCCTCTGA